A section of the Procambarus clarkii isolate CNS0578487 chromosome 68, FALCON_Pclarkii_2.0, whole genome shotgun sequence genome encodes:
- the LOC138355685 gene encoding uncharacterized protein, translating into MQAGARDFFLAFESIIPHLYLLPKIHKALEETTGTWQGRPVLSGCRAPTRPVDWICTALLNPLLRLLPERIKGTTDFLKKIAEIKGPVPRGASLFSMDVASLYPSMPQREAAKVVASFFTDNRAKIRQELQDAGVWRTPSKETLEEAILHVMRYILLQFEGRAYQQTKGTAIGASSSVAIAEIFVHVVFERKRSHRKDGPTVYFRYIDDIFGIVEDSFPRLEGFFSWSNTVHENLKFTLEHRDSTINFLDTTVYIDQLTRNLHTKAYYKPTNLHTYLKFDSSHPLALKKSLPYSLGLRLKRINSKEETLYPQLDDLWDMFRNRDYPETIIHTAQEKLREKTRAELLRPRTQEVEDKRWILPTIFFPGLAAQLKIKLQEVWTWMRETYSEHPS; encoded by the coding sequence ATGCAGGCAGGTGCGAGAGATTTCTTCCTAGCCTTTGAATCCATCATTCCCCACCTCTACCTATTACCAAAGATCCATAAAGCACTAGAAGAAACAACAGGAACGTGGCAAGGGAGACCGGTTCTAAGCGGCTGCCGGGCCCCAACAAGGCCGGTAGACTGGATCTGCACAGCCCTTCTGAACCCCTTACTACGCCTACTACCGGAAAGAATCAAAGGTACGACGGATTTCCTCAAGAAAATTGCAGAAATTAAAGGTCCCGTCCCGAGAGGGGCCAGCCTTTTTTCCATGGATGTGGCATCGCTCTACCCGAGCATGCCACAGAGAGAAGCTGCAAAGGTAGTAGCATCTTTCTTTACAGATAACAGAGCAAAAATCAGACAGGAACTTCAAGACGCTGGAGTATGGAGGACCCCCTCGAAAGAAACTCTTGAGGAGGCCATCCTCCATGTAATGAGATACATTCTTTTGCAATTTGAAGGACGGGCATACCAGCAAACCAAGGGTACAGCGATAGGAGCATCCAGTAGTGTGGCAATCGCTGAAATATTTGTGCATGTAGTGTTCGAGAGGAAACGATCCCACAGGAAGGACGGACCGACGGTATATTTCCGTTACATAGATGACATCTTCGGAATAGTGGAGGACAGTTTCCCGCGCCTAGAAGGTTTCTTTTCATGGTCAAATACAGTTCATGAAAACCTTAAGTTTACCCTCGAGCACAGAGACTCCACGATTAATTTCCTAGATACAACAGTGTATATAGACCAGCTAACCAGGAATCTGCATACGAAGGCATACTATAAACCGACTAACCTTCATAcgtatctgaaatttgactcgagCCACCCACTAGCCTTGAAGAAATCGCTACCCTATTCACTTGGACTCAGACTCAAGAGGATTAACAGCAAAGAAGAGACTCTATATCCCCAGCTTGATGACCTATGGGATATGTTTAGGAACAGAGACTACCCAGAGACAATAATACATACGGCCCAGGAGAAACTCAGAGAAAAAACAAGGGCAGAGCTACTTAGACCTAGAACACAAGAGGTAGAAGACAAGAGATGGATTCTTCCAACCATTTTCTTCCCCGGCCTTGCAGCACAGCTTAAGATAAAACTCCAAGAAGTATGGACATGGATGAGGGAAACGTACAGTGAACATCCATCCTAG